Below is a window of Leuconostoc gasicomitatum LMG 18811 DNA.
TTTAATTGGACTAAAGAAGATATGGAAAGTGTCATGCTTGACATACAAAATGGGGCAAAGCCAAAGCAAGCTGCAACAAAGTGGTTGAAATCACATCAAAAGCTTGCTGATAGTTGGTATAAGTAACATTTGAGATGCAAGAATGATTATAATTAGGTCTATTTGATTGATGGTTTATAATTATCGTAAAATTCATACAAAAAAGGCATTAAGGAAATTAGAGAAATCTAGTCGACTTAGTGCTTTTTTAGGCAAATAAAAAAGCGTCAGAAAGCATTCTTACATTTCTGGCGCAAAATAATGTTGTAGGTGTTCAATCCGTTTTATGCTAATAACATAAATTAATCTTTTGATAAATGTAATATAATATCATTTTTGTCAACAATACTACCGGATTTTTTAGTGTGCTCCAAGGATGATAGCGCAGTTGAATTGGTTATAGTAACAATAACCGTATCATCAAATCCAGCATCTTTAATTGATTTATCCCAGAATTCAATCAAGAGATCACCCTTTTTAACATGTTGTCCACGTTCAAAGTATGTTATAAAACCAGTACCACGCATGGCTACTGTACCAATACCAATGTGAATAAGTGTAACAACACCTGAATCTGAAACCAAACCAACTGCATGTCTTGTTGAAAACGCAACACGAACGATGCCATCAAATGGGGCATAAACACGACCATCAGAGGGGATGATACCGAAACCATCGCCAAGTGACCCTGAAGAAAATGTTTTATCTTTGACATCGGAAAGTGCAATCAATTTTCCAGCAATTGGCGCATTAAATGTTGATTGCCCGATAGCTAATTTGGGTACAATAATGTCGTTGTCACTTGAACTGACCACAAATTCTTTGCCCCAAGTTTTTTCGAGTTGATCCACAATTTCAGCGTGCTTTTTTTCTGTCAATGTGACTTTTTTGTAGAAAACAAATGTACCGAGAATAATCACAACAAATGGGACGCCAAACATAATAACTTTAAAAATTAATTGCCCTGAACCAGTGATTGAAGCTGCAGTTGCACCAGTTGTCATACCAGCAGCAACTGCTGTTAAACCAACAACACCATTTGAAATGGCACCTGCTAATTTATCCAATAGGGGACGTACTGACAATGTGAGTGATTCATCACGGTGACCAAGCTTGAGCTGACCATATTCGACAGAATCAGAGATTGTCATTAACACGACTAAGAATACTAATGGTTGAGGGATAGCAAATAATTGTGCTGCAAGAATAACTAGTGGCAGTGACGTGCCAGCAATAACAAATAGAATAATACCGACTGTCATGGTCAGTATGCACCAGAAGAACAAGCTGCGACGATTGAGTTTGTCAGCCAGTTTAGGAAATAATGCGACTGAGATCAATCCAGTGAAAACGTTTATACCAGCAAAGATTGTGAACGCGGAGGCATTACCTAAAATAAAGGTGAAATAATAAAGCTCGAGTGAATTCACAAGTGTTATACCAGTTGTATAGAGGCCATAAGCCAATGCAATCCACATTAGTTGATCGTTATGTGTCAAAATGTGCATAACATTTTTAAAGCTGGTTTTTTCTTTGTTTTTACGAAGATCTGAATCAACCTCTTTTGTACCAATTCCAACGACAATAGAACTGATCCATGCGACACCGGCTACAATGACAGCAAACCAGAACCAACCGCGAGTATCACCAGTACCACCATTACGATTCAAGGAGAAGAAAAGAACAAGCGGCATAACAACAACACCGACTAAATTAGCGCCTAATGTCGAGCCGATACGGGCAAATGTTGCTGTCTTTTCACGTTCTCTAGAATCAAATGTCAGTGCGGGAATCATCGACCAAAATCCAATATCCTTGAAGGAATAGAAGATATCCATTGTAATGTAGATCAGTGCAAAGAGCACAAGATATACAATGGGGTTAGATTTGTTTAAACCGCCCATATTAGTAAATAAGATCACTAAGGCAATTGAGCCAACTGTTCCACCAATGACAACCCAAGGTTTGAATTTTCCCCATCGCGAAACTGTATTATCAATTGCATTACCAATGAAGGGATCAATGGCTAATTCTACAAAGCGCAATAGAAAAATAACCAAGGTAATAATGCTAATCATTCTATCATTTTGAGCGGCATTACCACTGTTGAAAAGGTGAGTAGTGACGAACATAATGAAATACGTTGAAAGTGTTGCGAAAAACACATCATTACCAAACGCACCGAATGCATATGACATGCGCGATGACATAGATTGTTTGTTAGACTTCATAAG
It encodes the following:
- a CDS encoding glycoside-pentoside-hexuronide (GPH):cation symporter; the protein is MKSNKQSMSSRMSYAFGAFGNDVFFATLSTYFIMFVTTHLFNSGNAAQNDRMISIITLVIFLLRFVELAIDPFIGNAIDNTVSRWGKFKPWVVIGGTVGSIALVILFTNMGGLNKSNPIVYLVLFALIYITMDIFYSFKDIGFWSMIPALTFDSREREKTATFARIGSTLGANLVGVVVMPLVLFFSLNRNGGTGDTRGWFWFAVIVAGVAWISSIVVGIGTKEVDSDLRKNKEKTSFKNVMHILTHNDQLMWIALAYGLYTTGITLVNSLELYYFTFILGNASAFTIFAGINVFTGLISVALFPKLADKLNRRSLFFWCILTMTVGIILFVIAGTSLPLVILAAQLFAIPQPLVFLVVLMTISDSVEYGQLKLGHRDESLTLSVRPLLDKLAGAISNGVVGLTAVAAGMTTGATAASITGSGQLIFKVIMFGVPFVVIILGTFVFYKKVTLTEKKHAEIVDQLEKTWGKEFVVSSSDNDIIVPKLAIGQSTFNAPIAGKLIALSDVKDKTFSSGSLGDGFGIIPSDGRVYAPFDGIVRVAFSTRHAVGLVSDSGVVTLIHIGIGTVAMRGTGFITYFERGQHVKKGDLLIEFWDKSIKDAGFDDTVIVTITNSTALSSLEHTKKSGSIVDKNDIILHLSKD